In Salinigranum marinum, one DNA window encodes the following:
- a CDS encoding glycosyltransferase family 2 protein — protein sequence MTEAINPPPRTTEARGSVVVGIPAYNEETTIADIVTEALTYVDDVLVVDDGSADQTAERAEEAGATVVRHDRNRGYGSALRTIFVEADRREVDKLAIIDADGQHDPSDIQKLVDAQRTTGAGVVIGSRFAQDGGTDAPLYRRVGLSVVNTLTNLGLRLAFATPHITDTQSGFRVYDAAAIETISQTDTLSEGMDASIDILFKTARDNHDIIEIPINISYDVEDANTHHPVVQGLVLLINILSRLYGERPGLLLATFATLCLIVGGGLALAILSTSLLTRAVLVLVATLCLFLSVILLRAAFGFDNQPSE from the coding sequence ATGACAGAAGCGATTAATCCCCCTCCACGGACAACAGAGGCTCGCGGCTCGGTCGTCGTTGGTATCCCTGCGTACAACGAGGAGACGACCATCGCGGACATCGTCACAGAGGCTCTGACGTACGTCGATGACGTACTCGTCGTTGACGATGGCAGCGCTGACCAGACGGCTGAAAGGGCCGAGGAAGCTGGGGCGACGGTCGTCAGGCACGATCGGAACCGCGGCTACGGCTCCGCACTCCGGACGATCTTCGTCGAGGCCGACAGACGGGAGGTCGACAAACTCGCCATCATCGACGCGGACGGTCAGCACGACCCGAGCGACATTCAAAAGCTCGTCGACGCCCAGCGCACAACGGGGGCGGGAGTCGTCATCGGCAGCCGGTTTGCCCAGGACGGCGGTACCGACGCTCCCCTCTACCGACGGGTCGGACTCAGCGTAGTCAACACGCTCACCAACCTCGGGCTCCGACTCGCGTTCGCCACCCCACATATCACTGACACGCAGAGTGGCTTTCGCGTCTACGACGCCGCGGCGATCGAAACAATCAGCCAGACCGATACGCTCAGTGAGGGAATGGACGCCAGTATCGACATCCTGTTCAAAACTGCCAGGGACAACCACGATATCATCGAGATTCCGATAAATATAAGTTACGACGTTGAGGACGCGAACACGCACCACCCCGTCGTTCAGGGGCTGGTACTACTGATAAATATCCTCTCGAGGCTGTACGGTGAGCGACCGGGTCTACTGCTCGCCACTTTCGCTACTCTCTGTCTCATCGTCGGCGGTGGACTCGCTCTCGCGATCCTGTCGACCAGTTTGCTGACGCGAGCGGTTCTGGTACTCGTCGCCACGCTGTGCCTGTTTCTGAGCGTGATACTCTTACGAGCCGCGTTCGGGTTCGACAATCAGCCGAGCGAGTGA
- a CDS encoding ABC transporter permease yields the protein MSRFYRIAGRFPTLVIARRNVSRAKVRSALAAAAILIGVVAIGTIGAGGAAFKQSQLDRIQDQGATNVFLSPGPDKDVQYFTREDLLDLEEIVGPAGVVATKSGSMEFVERPGRRESVSITYIDDPRLQYEIGAGEVPPNWRQRAVVSSEFAAEYGVRPGDRITLVSSEGDGSSAVETETDHTYRVAAVLEPTATFGVSEVFLPIEAAENRQYGQVRITTQSVDRADAVADSLRERYNERRNRLLVFELTSLVRLFETIVNGINVFLVGLGAISLLVAGVSIANTMLMAVIKRREEIGVLRSVGYTKGDIVRVLLAEAALLGAIGAGGGIVVAVGATMVANAAFLGDPLAFSRTAILYLVGAALFGIGTSLVAGAYPAWRAANERPVDALRG from the coding sequence ATGAGTCGGTTCTACCGCATCGCCGGGCGGTTCCCGACGCTCGTCATCGCGCGTCGGAACGTCTCGCGGGCGAAGGTACGGTCGGCGCTCGCCGCCGCCGCGATCCTGATCGGCGTCGTCGCCATCGGGACCATCGGTGCCGGCGGCGCGGCGTTCAAACAGAGTCAGCTCGACAGGATCCAGGACCAGGGAGCGACGAACGTCTTCCTCTCGCCCGGCCCCGACAAGGACGTCCAGTACTTCACCCGCGAGGATCTGCTGGATCTCGAGGAGATCGTCGGTCCGGCGGGAGTGGTCGCCACGAAGAGCGGTTCCATGGAGTTCGTCGAGCGTCCGGGCCGGCGCGAGAGCGTCTCGATCACGTACATCGACGACCCGCGGCTGCAGTACGAGATCGGGGCCGGCGAAGTTCCGCCGAACTGGCGACAGCGCGCGGTCGTCTCGAGCGAGTTCGCGGCCGAGTACGGCGTCCGCCCCGGTGACCGGATCACGCTCGTCAGCTCGGAGGGGGACGGTTCGAGCGCGGTCGAGACGGAGACCGACCACACGTACCGCGTGGCCGCGGTGCTCGAGCCGACGGCGACGTTCGGCGTGAGCGAGGTCTTCTTGCCAATCGAAGCGGCGGAGAACCGTCAGTACGGTCAGGTCCGAATCACGACGCAGTCCGTCGACAGAGCCGACGCCGTCGCCGACTCCCTGCGTGAGCGGTACAACGAGCGGCGGAACCGGCTGCTGGTGTTCGAGCTCACGTCGCTCGTCCGGCTGTTCGAAACCATCGTGAACGGCATCAACGTGTTCCTCGTCGGCTTGGGCGCGATCTCGTTGCTGGTCGCCGGCGTCTCGATCGCGAACACGATGTTGATGGCCGTGATCAAACGCCGCGAGGAGATCGGCGTCCTCCGCTCCGTAGGCTACACGAAGGGCGACATCGTCCGCGTCCTCCTGGCCGAGGCGGCGCTCCTGGGCGCGATCGGTGCGGGCGGAGGTATCGTCGTCGCGGTCGGCGCGACGATGGTCGCGAACGCGGCCTTCCTCGGCGACCCGCTGGCGTTCAGTCGGACCGCGATCCTGTACCTGGTCGGTGCCGCCCTCTTCGGGATCGGGACGAGCCTCGTCGCCGGCGCGTATCCGGCGTGGCGGGCCGCGAACGAACGGCCCGTGGACGCACTGCGGGGTTGA
- a CDS encoding ABC transporter permease, giving the protein MRSLRRLAAQFPVLVLARRNLSRTSARSVLAVAAVVIGVVAVGTIGIGGEAFKQDQLQAYEGFGGTATVSPVIYPDSGPEDRTFSETDLDRMRQVTQGAVVLPVVEEFTPTVRTPDGETIPTARVTGIETPGEFYDPAAGELPDNWRRTVVVGARLANEHDLAVGDRVSVRVDGEFDRSFRVAAILEPQGFSDPLGADQTVFVPLSQFEGDTYDQAIVRVNGRTGSVDETKRRLESEFNDRERRLFVDPVQEQRERVEESFEAINRFLIGVGGLSLLVAAVTIANTMLMSTVEREGEIGVFRAVGYPKTAVVRLLVAEATTLGVVGAAIGAPLALGLGAVANEVLVGDPLAFTPTGLRYVGLGMAAGVLTALVAGLYPAWKAANKRPVEALD; this is encoded by the coding sequence ATGAGGTCCCTCCGTCGACTCGCCGCGCAGTTCCCGGTGCTCGTCCTCGCCCGGCGGAACCTCTCGCGAACCTCCGCTCGCTCGGTGTTGGCCGTCGCCGCCGTCGTGATCGGGGTCGTCGCCGTCGGGACGATCGGCATCGGTGGCGAGGCGTTCAAACAGGACCAGCTGCAGGCGTACGAGGGGTTCGGTGGCACCGCGACTGTCAGTCCCGTGATCTATCCCGACTCCGGTCCGGAAGACCGGACCTTCTCCGAGACGGATCTCGACCGGATGCGGCAGGTGACACAGGGGGCGGTCGTCCTCCCGGTCGTCGAGGAGTTCACCCCGACCGTCCGAACCCCCGACGGGGAGACGATACCGACCGCGCGCGTCACCGGCATCGAAACCCCGGGCGAGTTCTACGACCCGGCCGCGGGCGAACTCCCGGACAACTGGCGACGGACCGTCGTGGTCGGCGCTCGGCTCGCGAACGAGCACGACTTGGCGGTCGGCGATCGGGTGTCGGTCCGCGTCGACGGGGAGTTCGACCGCTCGTTCAGAGTGGCGGCCATCCTCGAGCCACAGGGGTTCTCGGATCCGCTGGGGGCCGACCAGACCGTGTTCGTCCCCCTCTCACAGTTCGAGGGCGACACGTACGATCAGGCGATCGTGCGCGTGAACGGACGGACCGGGAGCGTCGACGAGACCAAACGCCGACTCGAATCGGAGTTCAACGACCGGGAGCGACGTCTCTTCGTCGACCCCGTGCAGGAACAGCGCGAGCGGGTCGAGGAGTCGTTCGAGGCGATCAACCGGTTCCTCATCGGCGTCGGCGGGCTATCGTTGCTCGTCGCGGCCGTCACCATCGCGAACACGATGTTGATGTCGACCGTCGAACGCGAGGGCGAGATCGGCGTCTTCCGTGCCGTCGGCTACCCCAAGACGGCGGTCGTTCGCCTGCTCGTCGCCGAGGCGACGACGCTCGGGGTCGTCGGCGCGGCCATCGGTGCGCCGCTCGCCCTCGGACTCGGAGCGGTCGCGAACGAGGTCCTCGTCGGCGACCCCCTGGCCTTTACACCCACCGGGTTGCGGTACGTCGGCCTCGGTATGGCGGCCGGCGTGCTCACGGCACTGGTCGCGGGCCTCTACCCCGCGTGGAAGGCGGCGAACAAACGGCCGGTGGAGGCGCTCGACTGA
- a CDS encoding ABC transporter ATP-binding protein, translating to METDQPAGKTVEHETGRGEGVDVATDPASSGATRDPVVRGDGVVKEYETGGQLIRALKGLDFRIEPADFVAVVGPSGSGKSTLLNLLGLLDVPTDGQVQVRGDPVETFSDGERTRKRKELIGFVFQSFYLIPTLTALENVEMPRMLDRTPKATRERATELLEQVGLGERVDHYPDELSGGQKQRVAIARSLINDPAVVLADEPTGNLDRDTGDRILDLFDRLRADEDVAVVTVTHDEYVADSADRVVELVDGELRDDGGSAG from the coding sequence ATGGAGACGGACCAGCCAGCCGGCAAGACGGTCGAACACGAGACGGGACGGGGCGAGGGGGTCGACGTGGCGACAGACCCGGCCTCGTCGGGGGCGACGCGCGACCCGGTCGTTCGCGGTGACGGCGTCGTCAAGGAGTACGAGACGGGTGGACAGCTGATCCGCGCGCTGAAGGGCCTCGACTTCCGGATCGAGCCCGCGGACTTCGTCGCCGTCGTCGGCCCCTCGGGCAGCGGGAAGTCGACGCTGCTCAACCTGCTCGGGTTGCTCGACGTTCCGACCGACGGGCAGGTCCAAGTCCGAGGCGACCCCGTCGAGACGTTCTCGGACGGCGAACGAACGCGGAAGCGGAAGGAGCTGATCGGGTTCGTGTTCCAGAGTTTCTACCTCATCCCGACGCTGACCGCGCTGGAGAACGTCGAGATGCCGCGGATGCTCGATCGGACGCCGAAGGCGACGCGTGAGCGCGCGACGGAACTGCTGGAGCAGGTCGGCCTGGGCGAGCGGGTGGATCACTATCCGGACGAGCTCTCCGGCGGACAGAAACAGCGGGTCGCCATCGCCCGATCGTTGATCAACGACCCGGCGGTCGTGCTGGCGGACGAGCCGACGGGCAACCTCGACCGGGACACCGGAGACCGGATCCTCGACCTCTTCGACCGGCTCCGCGCGGACGAGGACGTGGCGGTCGTCACGGTCACACACGACGAGTACGTCGCTGACTCCGCGGACCGTGTGGTCGAACTCGTCGACGGCGAACTACGCGACGACGGGGGGTCGGCGGGGTGA
- a CDS encoding AIM24 family protein gives MELEEFAKANAPVEGGDGFQKENKRLVDIPLDGTVMIKAGSMIAYTGDMTFTGKSSAEGGITGFVKSAVTNEGTPIMEAEGHGHLYVADQGKKAQILDLDADESISVNGTDVLAFESTVDYEISTIGSLSEAAAGGLTNVYLTGPGQVVISTHGDPLVVTPPVFTDPDATVAWSTNLSPSVATNKKLEIGQTSGETVQMEFTGSDGFVVIQPYEEGSQL, from the coding sequence ATGGAGTTAGAGGAGTTCGCGAAAGCCAACGCCCCCGTCGAGGGTGGCGACGGGTTCCAGAAGGAGAACAAGCGACTCGTAGACATCCCGCTCGACGGGACGGTGATGATCAAAGCCGGATCGATGATCGCCTACACTGGCGACATGACCTTCACCGGGAAGTCCTCCGCCGAGGGAGGGATCACCGGCTTCGTCAAGAGCGCCGTGACGAACGAAGGGACACCCATCATGGAGGCCGAGGGTCACGGCCACCTCTACGTCGCCGACCAGGGCAAGAAAGCACAGATACTCGATCTCGACGCGGACGAGTCGATCTCGGTCAACGGCACCGACGTCCTCGCGTTCGAGTCCACGGTCGACTACGAGATCAGCACGATCGGGAGCCTCTCCGAAGCCGCTGCGGGGGGGCTGACGAACGTCTACCTCACCGGTCCCGGGCAGGTCGTCATCTCGACGCACGGCGACCCGCTCGTGGTCACGCCGCCGGTGTTCACCGATCCGGACGCGACCGTCGCGTGGAGCACGAACCTCTCGCCGTCGGTCGCGACCAACAAGAAACTGGAGATCGGTCAGACCTCCGGGGAGACCGTACAGATGGAGTTCACCGGCTCGGACGGGTTCGTCGTCATCCAGCCGTACGAGGAAGGCTCGCAGCTGTAA
- a CDS encoding halocyanin domain-containing protein, with amino-acid sequence METPPDRSRRAMLSATALAGLGSLAGCLGSTSELPAVADAADPAAAETTAPAEQCLTDFLDGANGSDEYTERYGPDAEPTLVVGASPEGTDAHDAFDPVVARVVPGTTVSWLWTGYGGPHNVVALDGSFDSGEPIDSNGTHFEHTFAEPGTYRYVSEPDRDEGMRAVVEVAEPPSSDYPAVDEWLVNADGYDGTIPDRREYSTVTITVGSVADSDALDFAPPAVKLSPETTVKWVWSGDGGPHNVAFEDRDIRLDSFEPGPGVHFEHTFEDTGIYRYACEPHESLGQRGAIVVEEQQDG; translated from the coding sequence ATGGAAACACCGCCCGACCGGTCCCGACGCGCGATGCTCTCCGCCACCGCACTCGCCGGCCTCGGTTCCCTGGCCGGCTGTCTCGGGTCGACGTCAGAGCTCCCGGCGGTCGCCGACGCCGCCGACCCCGCCGCGGCAGAGACCACGGCGCCCGCCGAGCAGTGTCTGACCGACTTCCTCGACGGCGCCAACGGCTCCGACGAGTACACGGAACGGTACGGGCCGGACGCCGAGCCAACGCTCGTCGTCGGCGCGAGTCCGGAGGGGACCGACGCACACGACGCGTTCGACCCCGTCGTCGCCCGCGTGGTCCCCGGAACGACCGTCTCCTGGCTGTGGACGGGATACGGCGGCCCGCACAACGTCGTCGCCCTCGACGGATCGTTCGACAGCGGTGAGCCGATCGACAGCAACGGCACGCACTTCGAGCACACGTTCGCGGAGCCGGGCACGTACCGGTACGTCTCGGAGCCGGACCGAGACGAGGGGATGCGCGCCGTCGTCGAGGTCGCCGAACCGCCCTCCAGCGACTATCCGGCGGTCGACGAGTGGCTCGTCAACGCCGACGGCTACGACGGGACGATCCCGGACCGCCGCGAGTACTCGACGGTGACGATCACCGTCGGGTCGGTCGCCGACAGCGACGCCCTCGACTTCGCCCCGCCAGCGGTGAAGCTCTCGCCGGAGACGACCGTCAAGTGGGTGTGGAGCGGCGACGGCGGGCCACACAACGTCGCGTTCGAGGATCGCGACATCCGCCTCGACTCGTTCGAACCGGGCCCGGGCGTCCACTTCGAGCACACGTTCGAGGACACCGGCATCTACCGCTACGCGTGTGAGCCCCACGAGTCGCTCGGTCAGCGGGGAGCGATCGTCGTCGAGGAACAGCAGGACGGCTGA
- a CDS encoding DUF3592 domain-containing protein, which translates to MADDTGISINGPETLRGAVVLLVIGLGVTGYGVFDYVQQSDAVRESVEVDATITEVGVETESSPSSGTGVEYEPRVEFAYEYRGDSHTGTDLFPAEIAPRYDTRSAAESAVRAYEEGTTVTAYVDPDDPDDAFLRHETSNAPLLAVGIGAVFALLGGLSTAKRYRTR; encoded by the coding sequence ATGGCCGACGACACGGGAATCAGCATCAACGGGCCCGAGACGCTCCGCGGCGCGGTCGTCTTGCTCGTCATCGGTCTCGGCGTCACCGGCTACGGCGTCTTCGATTACGTCCAGCAGTCGGACGCGGTGCGGGAGTCGGTCGAGGTCGACGCGACGATCACCGAGGTCGGCGTCGAGACGGAGTCGAGTCCCTCGTCGGGAACGGGCGTCGAGTACGAACCGCGGGTCGAGTTCGCCTACGAGTACCGAGGCGACTCCCACACGGGGACCGACCTGTTCCCGGCGGAGATCGCACCGAGGTACGATACGCGGTCGGCCGCCGAGTCGGCCGTTCGAGCGTACGAGGAGGGAACGACGGTCACGGCGTACGTCGACCCCGACGACCCCGACGACGCGTTCTTGAGACACGAGACGTCGAACGCCCCGCTGCTGGCCGTGGGGATCGGTGCGGTGTTCGCACTCCTCGGCGGGCTCTCGACTGCGAAACGGTACCGAACCCGATGA
- a CDS encoding DUF6498-containing protein: MSLRERLSSVTFFFGGAAVLLGANLLPLVGVVARGWSLWSLLVVYWVEALSTVVLAAIKTLFAERGSPGVPGQIEPLHELREKRGGLRLRESWPPIYPRNVPFALSMLGVWSVTVLPLSVLYWLSVDPPTVFSLDLFLGIAALVVAQAVDFVFEYIGTEEYTDVSAREIVRTPAQLTVILLSLGLFATGGGRAGGLLILVGVVLAKATASLYRFYVEHVGTPILRLGDRLTDDEELSEPPPELDLPDKAVRARATVSAKSVLLGSVWSIAFGFANRFGLGVLALSGLAVIAGEPAWIAVGLLAVLGIVAARVLSYYFRYGTIEYQRRGDTLVAYDTLLEAPQWIVTVDPFTDFSVKNAIADRLLGTGTLTVSGVESLDRGDVQVGPVADIDRVVETLELPVEETARPERDLAVIGAAGVLLLCFVAVPVGLFFTSRISDGMAVAIAIVCGPFLLLPIGVLLWAAFSRI; encoded by the coding sequence GTGAGTCTGCGCGAGCGTCTCTCGTCCGTGACGTTCTTCTTCGGTGGTGCAGCCGTCTTGCTCGGCGCGAACCTGCTGCCGCTCGTCGGCGTCGTCGCCCGGGGCTGGAGCCTCTGGTCGTTGCTTGTCGTCTACTGGGTCGAGGCGCTCAGTACGGTCGTTCTGGCCGCGATCAAGACGCTGTTCGCCGAACGCGGCTCACCGGGGGTTCCCGGCCAGATCGAACCGTTACACGAACTCCGGGAGAAACGGGGTGGGTTGAGGCTCCGGGAGTCGTGGCCACCGATCTACCCGCGGAACGTGCCGTTCGCGCTCTCGATGCTCGGGGTGTGGTCCGTGACGGTCCTTCCGTTGAGCGTGCTCTACTGGCTGTCGGTCGATCCGCCGACCGTGTTCTCGCTCGACCTCTTCCTCGGGATCGCTGCCCTGGTGGTCGCACAGGCGGTCGACTTCGTCTTCGAGTACATCGGCACCGAAGAGTACACCGACGTGTCTGCACGGGAGATCGTGCGAACGCCCGCGCAGTTGACCGTGATTCTCCTGTCGCTCGGCCTGTTCGCGACCGGTGGCGGCCGAGCCGGTGGACTGTTGATCCTCGTCGGGGTCGTCCTCGCGAAGGCGACCGCGTCGCTGTACCGCTTCTACGTCGAACACGTCGGGACGCCGATCCTCCGACTCGGTGACCGACTCACCGACGACGAAGAGCTCAGCGAGCCACCGCCGGAACTCGACCTCCCGGACAAAGCGGTACGGGCGCGAGCCACTGTCAGCGCGAAGTCGGTGTTGCTCGGGAGCGTCTGGTCGATCGCCTTCGGCTTCGCGAACCGGTTCGGCCTCGGTGTGCTCGCGCTCTCGGGACTCGCGGTCATCGCGGGTGAACCCGCGTGGATCGCCGTCGGTCTGCTCGCGGTCCTCGGGATCGTCGCCGCGCGGGTGCTCAGCTACTACTTCCGGTACGGGACGATCGAGTATCAGCGACGAGGCGACACGCTCGTCGCGTACGACACGCTGTTGGAGGCGCCGCAGTGGATCGTCACGGTCGATCCGTTCACCGACTTCTCGGTGAAGAACGCGATCGCCGACCGACTGCTCGGGACGGGGACACTGACCGTTTCGGGCGTCGAGTCGCTCGACCGGGGCGACGTGCAGGTGGGGCCGGTCGCCGACATCGACCGCGTCGTCGAGACGCTCGAACTCCCGGTCGAAGAGACGGCGCGACCCGAGCGGGACCTGGCGGTGATCGGTGCCGCGGGCGTGTTGCTGCTGTGTTTCGTCGCCGTGCCGGTGGGGCTGTTCTTCACCTCCCGTATCAGCGACGGGATGGCGGTTGCGATCGCAATCGTGTGCGGGCCGTTTCTGTTGCTCCCGATCGGCGTGCTGCTCTGGGCTGCGTTCTCGCGGATCTGA
- a CDS encoding MFS transporter, whose amino-acid sequence MESARRYQAIYFVYFAAFSGFVAYRNVFYQELGMSGVQMGLLGSLLVASGVLAQPVWGVVADYTQSPSRTITIAAALSAIAILSYPLSVELPGDTFLVVAVGTVAYAATRAPIVPIANALVVSRGYNYALTRSFGSLAFGSTVFVLGASLAWTGVSVIVYVYIAGMVVLFALLRGVPSVDGQVFEGSLGGQALGLVRQPRYLIVLLAAFAMGFISFSGSAFFSVYMRAVGLGDGLTGVAWATKTVAEVIVFLALSRLDRWHGVAVVLAGASYAGGFLTLSFFPSIWPVLAANLAMGVGVALVYFALVNVAHDCAPRGLDSTAQTLVTSVGIGAGGTLGEAVIGWLVDGVGVQVMYRYLAVAALSLTVWGVLLVATGGRRRVSGS is encoded by the coding sequence ATGGAGAGCGCACGGCGGTATCAGGCGATCTACTTCGTCTACTTTGCGGCCTTCAGCGGGTTCGTCGCCTACCGGAACGTCTTCTATCAGGAACTGGGGATGAGCGGCGTCCAGATGGGGCTGTTGGGATCGCTCCTCGTGGCGAGCGGCGTCCTCGCACAGCCGGTCTGGGGGGTCGTCGCGGACTACACGCAGTCGCCGAGCCGGACCATCACCATCGCGGCGGCCCTCTCGGCGATCGCGATCCTGAGCTACCCGTTGAGTGTCGAACTCCCGGGCGACACCTTCCTCGTCGTCGCGGTCGGGACCGTCGCGTACGCGGCGACGAGGGCACCGATCGTCCCGATCGCGAACGCGCTGGTCGTCTCCCGGGGGTACAACTACGCGCTGACACGGAGCTTCGGATCGCTCGCGTTCGGATCGACCGTGTTCGTCCTCGGGGCCAGCCTGGCGTGGACCGGCGTCTCCGTCATCGTCTACGTCTACATCGCCGGCATGGTCGTCCTGTTCGCGTTGCTCCGTGGGGTGCCGTCGGTCGACGGCCAGGTGTTCGAAGGCTCGCTCGGCGGCCAGGCGCTCGGACTCGTCCGCCAGCCGCGCTACCTGATCGTGTTGCTGGCCGCGTTCGCGATGGGGTTCATCTCCTTTTCGGGGAGTGCCTTCTTCTCGGTGTACATGCGGGCCGTCGGCCTCGGTGACGGCTTGACCGGGGTTGCGTGGGCGACGAAGACGGTCGCCGAAGTGATCGTGTTCCTCGCGCTCTCGCGGCTCGACAGGTGGCACGGTGTCGCCGTCGTGCTCGCGGGCGCGTCGTACGCCGGTGGCTTCCTCACGCTGTCGTTCTTTCCTTCGATCTGGCCCGTCCTCGCGGCCAACCTCGCCATGGGCGTCGGGGTCGCACTCGTCTACTTCGCGCTCGTCAACGTCGCGCACGACTGCGCGCCACGCGGGCTGGATTCGACCGCGCAGACGCTCGTCACGAGCGTCGGGATCGGCGCCGGCGGTACGCTTGGCGAGGCCGTCATCGGGTGGCTCGTCGACGGTGTCGGCGTCCAAGTCATGTACCGCTATCTCGCCGTCGCGGCCCTCTCGCTCACCGTCTGGGGCGTGCTGCTCGTCGCTACCGGTGGACGTCGCCGGGTGTCGGGTTCGTGA
- a CDS encoding MgtC/SapB family protein, translating to MIEGAGSLPHGSIVFDLFVAAALGMLLGLEREWSNKSAGIRTFTLTSLIGAAAMTVDEPVILALGGVLVLMQAGLLGVRGLMSEAQNPETDAVRGLSLTTSTSLLVAYVVGILVVAGDVLIGVIIAITSSFLLVLRRELHGFANQLSREEVRSAAEFAIIAFVVYPLLPSGTYGPWDAIDPKLVWLLVIAVSGIGFVNYAVMQRYGSLGIAVTGFFGGLVNSTAVIGEIAGRARDNVGIVQVAVGTVLMADAAMAIRNLSIVVFFIPGSALGVGLPLGLIAVGGVVLALRDTDWHGDLELDFDSPFSSTNALKFGTVFLVVLVLTAGAQNLFGSTGFLLTSFLSGLVSSGTTTTTAVTLNSTGQISSDLAAQGVLVGTLSSILVKIALAASINRSLLTPVVRKSAYLSAIGLLGAALTVQFL from the coding sequence ATGATCGAAGGTGCCGGAAGCCTCCCGCACGGCTCGATCGTGTTCGACCTGTTCGTCGCGGCGGCACTGGGGATGTTGCTCGGTCTCGAACGCGAGTGGTCGAACAAGTCCGCCGGGATCAGGACGTTCACCCTGACGAGCCTCATCGGCGCGGCCGCGATGACCGTCGACGAGCCGGTCATCCTCGCCCTGGGCGGGGTGTTGGTTCTCATGCAGGCGGGTCTCCTCGGCGTCAGGGGACTCATGTCGGAGGCACAGAACCCGGAGACAGACGCCGTCCGCGGGCTCTCACTGACGACCTCGACCTCGTTGCTCGTCGCGTACGTCGTCGGGATCCTCGTCGTCGCGGGCGACGTCCTCATCGGCGTCATCATCGCCATCACCTCGTCGTTTCTGCTCGTGCTCCGGCGCGAGCTTCACGGCTTCGCCAACCAGCTGTCGCGCGAGGAGGTGCGGAGCGCTGCCGAGTTCGCGATCATCGCGTTCGTCGTCTACCCGCTCCTCCCGAGCGGAACGTACGGGCCGTGGGACGCCATCGATCCGAAGCTCGTCTGGCTGCTCGTCATCGCCGTCAGCGGGATCGGATTCGTCAACTACGCCGTGATGCAGCGGTACGGGAGCCTCGGCATCGCCGTCACGGGCTTTTTTGGTGGGCTGGTGAACTCGACGGCCGTCATCGGCGAGATCGCGGGACGGGCCCGGGACAACGTCGGCATCGTCCAGGTCGCCGTCGGGACGGTGCTGATGGCCGACGCGGCAATGGCGATCCGAAACCTCTCGATCGTCGTCTTCTTTATCCCGGGCTCCGCGCTCGGCGTCGGCCTGCCGCTCGGGCTCATCGCGGTCGGCGGCGTCGTCCTCGCACTGCGCGACACAGACTGGCACGGCGATCTCGAACTCGACTTCGACTCGCCGTTCAGCAGCACGAACGCGCTCAAGTTCGGGACCGTCTTCCTGGTCGTCTTGGTCCTCACGGCCGGAGCACAGAATCTCTTCGGCTCGACGGGATTTCTGTTGACCAGCTTCCTGAGCGGGCTCGTCTCGAGCGGGACGACCACGACGACGGCGGTGACGCTGAACTCCACGGGGCAGATCTCCTCGGACCTCGCGGCGCAGGGCGTCCTCGTCGGGACCCTCTCCAGCATCCTCGTCAAGATCGCGCTCGCGGCGAGCATCAACCGATCGCTCCTCACGCCCGTCGTCCGGAAGTCGGCGTACCTCTCGGCGATCGGCCTCCTCGGCGCAGCGCTCACCGTCCAGTTCCTCTGA